The Nocardioides zeae genome includes the window TCGCCGGAGTCGCTGGAGTCGCTGGAGTCGCTGGACCCGGCGTCGTCCGATCCGCCGTCGTCGTCGCTGCACCCGGCGAGCAGCGCGGCGCCGAGCACGGCGGTGACGGGGAGCAGGGCGAGACGACGCACGTGGAGGCTCTTCATGGCCGGGTTCCTATCGGGCAGCGGTGAACGGGTCGCGAACGACGGGGGCCCAGTCCACCACGGGGTCGTCCGCGGGCGCTCCCTCAGGTCAGCGCCGGCGCGACGACGAACGCGGCGCGGGTCGGGTACTCGGTGTCGTCCGCCGAGTGCCCCGTCACGTCCGCCACCGACACGCCCACGACGGCGTCGTCCGCCGCGCGGGTGAAGACCCGCATCTCCGTCATGCCCTCGGGGTCGACGGGCGCGGCCTCGGTGAAGCCGGCGCCGACGAGCCGGTCCTCGATCACCGTGGCGTTGTCGTCGGCGGACCCGGGCAGGCGCTGCAACACGTACCACCCGAACTCGTCGCTGCCGAACGACGCGACGTCGGGCAGCGCCACGTCGTCCGCGAGCACGCCGTCGGGCAGCTCGGGGAGCTGCCCCACGCGGTCCAGCGCGGTCTCGTCGAGCTCGGGCAGCGCGTCGACGACGGCCTGGATCCGCTCGCCCGAGGTGGCCCCGGGCGCCGGGAGGGTCGGCTCGACCGTGGGCTCGGCCGCCACGTCCTGGCTGGCCTCGGCCGCCGGGTCGGCCTCGTCGCCGCTGCAGCCCACCAACAGGCCGGCGCCGAGCACCGCCCCGACGAGGGCGGCGGTCACGCGGGCGGTCGGACGCGGCGTACGGCGCATGCCCGCGATCGTCGCAGCCGATGCTGAGGGGTTGCTGGGAGGGGGCGGCCCCTGCGGGACGCGAGCCGGGGCGGCGGGGCGGGTCGGGTCGGGTCGGGTCGGGGGAAGGAAAACGCCCGGCTGCGGGGGGAGGGGACGAGGAAAGTGCGCGGGTCCCGTCGGAGGGGCGAGAAGAGTGCGGGACACGACCGCGCGACACGCCGCGAGGACCGCGGTCCCGTCCGCGTTTTCCTTCGGCGGCTCGAGAGCCCCTCCGGGCCGGTCCGCGTTTTCTTTTTCCGGCTCGGGAGCCCGTCCGCGTTTTCTTCTCCGCGAGGGCCCGCCGCCACGACCGCCAGCCCGGTCCGCGTGGTCCGCCCTCCCCCGTGACGGGGGCGAGGGGGAGCGGCCGCGCGGGCCGGGCTGGTGGGATCGGGGGGGTACCGCGGGTCAGCCGAGGACGGTGACCGTCCCCGTCGCGCCGTCGACCTCGATCTCGGCGCCGTCGGGGATGCGGCTCGTGGCGCTCGTGGCGGACACGACGCAGGGGATGCCCAGCTCCCGGGACACGATCGCCGCGTGGCTGAACGGCGCCCCGACGTCGACGACGACGGCGCCGGCCGCCATGAACAGCGGCGTCCAGGACGGGTCCGTGATGGGAGCGACGAGGATCTCGCCGGGCTCGAGGGCCGACGGGTCGTCGGGCGTCAGGAGCACGCGGGCGCGGCCCCGGGCGACGCCGGTGCAGCCCGAGACGCCGGTGATGGAGCCGCCCGCGACGAGCACGTCGCCCGCGGCCGCGTCCCGCCGCTCCCACGTCTCGACGGGCGGCGGGTCGCCGGCCACCACGAAGGGCGGCACGAGGTCGAAGAGCGCCAGGTAGGACGCCTCGCGCTCGCGCACCGTCCCCGTGAGAGACGACGGGTCGGCCAGGTAGGCGTCGAGCTCCTGCTCGAACAGCATGAAGACCTGCTGCGCGTTGTCGAGAGCGCCCGCGGCCACGCCGCGACGGCCGAGCTCGAGCGCGGCGAGGCGCTGCTCGTGCATGAGCATCGCGGCGGTGGTGCGGCCACGCTCGCGACCCCGCAGCCACAGGGCGGCGGCGCCGTACGCCGCCTCGAACTGGGCGAGGCCCTCCTCCGATCCCGCGAGGGCGGCGCGCAGCTCGGTGGCCGCGGCCTCGCGCTCGGCGGCACGGGCCTCGGCCTTGACGGCCGGGTCCTCGCCCTCGTCGACGCGGCGCATGCGGTCGATCGTCGACAGCACCATGTCGGGCTTGACGCCCCACGTCAGCGCGCGGATCTCCCACTCGGCAGGTCCGCGGAAGTCCCAGTCGGCGAGGAACTGCCGGAGGTCGGCGACGAACGCCTGCACCTCGGCGTCCCCGCTCGCGACGAGGCGGTCGTGGAGACCCTCGGTGCCGGCGTCGAACAGCGCGGCGACGGGACCGGTCGAGGCCGCCCGGCCCAGGCGCCAGATGCCCTTCGACGGACCGGTCGAGTCGACGTCGCCGATGCCGCTCACGAGGGTGAGGGCCAGCTCGGGACGGCCGACCGCGGCGGCCACCTGTGCCATGGCTCCCAGGCCGACGCCCGACTTGAGGCTGGCCTCGATGTGGTGCTGGAAGAGCCGGCGGGCGAGCGCGTCGAAGGACGTCAGCCGACGGCGCAGCTCCTCGTCGGTCGCCGCGGAGAGGTCGGGCCGCTGCGCGCGGATGGCGTCGACCTCGGCCCGGTCCGCGTCGTACGCCGCGAGGTCGGTCGCCCCCAGCACCTCGCCCATCAGCCAGGCTCCCGCCTTGGCCTCGAAGGCGGCGTCCTCGTCGAAGTCGCGGCGCTCGCTCTCGTAGGACGGGATACCCGGCATGTCGCCGAAGTACTGCAGGTCGACGGCCTCCGCGGACATGCCCGGTACGCGCACGCCGAAGAGGCGCATGAGCGACATGTTGATGTAGAGGTAGCTGCCGAACGCCGGGAGGATCGCCTTCTCGACCGACGCGTCGTAGAGGTCGTGGTCCCAGACGCCGCACGCGACGAAGGCGTCGCGCCACCCCGGCTCCAGGTTGTGCTGGAAGCCCGCGGAGGCGTTCAGGGGGCTGATCGGGTCGGGGAAGATCTCGCCGACGTTGGCGCGCGAGTAGAGCGGGAACAGCTTCGACGTGGCGTCGTCGATCGGCCAGTCAGTCATGCGAGATCTCCTCGGTCAGGAAGGTCCGTGGCGTCGTTTGCGACGCTGCATTCACATCATGTTGTGAGGCCGGTCACCTGTCAATAGGCCGACATCGACTCGGAAATCGCGGCCGCAAGGCCCCCTTCGGGGATCACGCCGCGAACAACTGGACGAATGTGCGACGGATCCGTCACAATCGCAGTTCCACTGCGAGAGGCGGTCACGCGTGCGCATCCTGGTCACCAACGACGACGGCATCGAGGCACCCGGCCTCACCGCCGCCGCCCGCGCCCTGGTCGACGCCGGTCACGACGTCGTCGTCGGCGCCCCGACCCGTGACTTCTCCGGCTCCGGGTCCGGGCTCGGTCCGATCGACGACGGCTCCGTCGTCGGGTGGCGCGGGCACCGCCTGCCGGGCATCGACTGCGCGGCGTACGCCATCGACGCGCCACCGTCCTTCGCCGTGCTCGCTTTCTGCTCCCGGCTCTTCGGGCCGCCGCCGGACCTCGTGGTCGCCGGCATCAACGACGGCTACAACACCGGGCGCCTCGTGCTCGCCTCGAGCACCGTCGGCGCCGCCCTCACCGCCGCGACCGTCGGGGTCGGGAGCATCGCCGTCAGCACCGCCGAGGCGCCCCACCACCGCTACGACACCGCCGCCGCCGTGCTCGTCGCCGTCGTGCGCCAGGTCGTGCAGCAGGGCCGGCGCGGCACCTGCCTCAACGTGAACGTGCCCGCCCTCGACGTCGCCGACCTCGCCGGCGTCGAGGTCGGCGGCCTGGCGCGCCGCGGCCTCATGGGCCTGGGCCTCGAGCGGGGCGACGACGTCATCACGCTGCGTCGCTACACGAACGACCGGGGGATCGACGGAGGCACCGACGCAGCTCTCGTCGGGGCGGGGTACGTCGCGGTCACGGCCCTCACCGGCGTCACGCAGGCCGACCACGGGCCGGCGGGCGACACGTCGGTCATCGCCGTCGTCGACGCCGCCCGCGCGCAGCTCCGCGCCCACGCCGGCACGAGCCCGGTCTAGCACGTCCGCCCCCCTCCCGGGAGGTCCCGGGAAGGGGGCGGCGGGAGGGTCGGGGATCAGTCGAACTCGACGACCACCCGCGCACCGACGGGCCGGGACTGGCAGCCGAGCACGTAGCCGTCCTCGATGTCCTCCTCGGCCAGCGCCTCCGTCGAGTCCTGCACGACCTCGCCGTCGACGACGGTGCACATGCAGGAGCCGCAGGTGCCCTCGCGGCAGGAGTACGGCGCCTCGACGCCGTTCGCCAGCATGACGTCGACGAGCGTCTCGGAGCGGCCCCACCGCAGCAGGTGGGTGCGGCCGTCCAGCGTGACCTCGAGCTCGGCGGCGTCGTCGTCGCTCGCGGACTCCGCCACGGCCAGCACGAACGGGTCGCCCACGAGCGAGTGGAAGTCCTCCTGGTGGACGGCCCGCGGCGCGGCCCCGCAGGCAACCGCCGCCTGCTGCGCCACGGCCATGAAGGGCGCCGGACCGCAGAGGTACCACGGCTGCTCGCCGGTCGGGCCGGCCAACGCGGACAGGCCGTCCACGGTCGGCAGGCCCCGCTCGCTCTCGAGCCAGTGCCGCACCTCGAGCCGCTCCGGGTGCGCGGCCACGAGGGCGTCGAGCACGTCGGCGAAGATCACCGACTCCGGGTCCCGGTTGGCGTAGAGCAGCGTCAGCCGCCCGCCGGGTGCCGCGAGCGCCGCCCGGACGATGGAGAGCATCGGCGTGATCCCGCTGCCGGCCGCGGCGAGCACCATCGGCGCCGCGAGGTCGTGGGGGACGAACGTGCCGGCGGGCGGCAGCACCCGCAGCGTGGCGCCGGGGCGCACCTGCTCGCAGAGCCACCCGCTGGCGTAGCCGTCGGGCGTCCGCTTCACGGTGACGGTCGGTGCGTCGCCGGGCGCGCTGCTCAGCGAGTAGCAGCGCGCGACGCGGCCCGTGCGCTCGCTCGGCACGGCGAGGGTGAGGAACTGGCCCGGACGGTGCACGAACCGCTCGGCCAGGTCGGCCGGCACGTCGAAGGTGAGGGACACCGCGTCCGCGGTCTCCCGCACGACCTCGCGCACGGCGAGCTCGTGGCCCAGCAGCACCGGGTCGAGGGACGTCGCGGTCACCGGTCCTCCTCCGCCCGCGGCAGCAGCCGGTACCAGGACTCGCCGAGGCTGCGCCCCAGCTCGTCGATG containing:
- a CDS encoding PEP-utilizing enzyme, yielding MTDWPIDDATSKLFPLYSRANVGEIFPDPISPLNASAGFQHNLEPGWRDAFVACGVWDHDLYDASVEKAILPAFGSYLYINMSLMRLFGVRVPGMSAEAVDLQYFGDMPGIPSYESERRDFDEDAAFEAKAGAWLMGEVLGATDLAAYDADRAEVDAIRAQRPDLSAATDEELRRRLTSFDALARRLFQHHIEASLKSGVGLGAMAQVAAAVGRPELALTLVSGIGDVDSTGPSKGIWRLGRAASTGPVAALFDAGTEGLHDRLVASGDAEVQAFVADLRQFLADWDFRGPAEWEIRALTWGVKPDMVLSTIDRMRRVDEGEDPAVKAEARAAEREAAATELRAALAGSEEGLAQFEAAYGAAALWLRGRERGRTTAAMLMHEQRLAALELGRRGVAAGALDNAQQVFMLFEQELDAYLADPSSLTGTVREREASYLALFDLVPPFVVAGDPPPVETWERRDAAAGDVLVAGGSITGVSGCTGVARGRARVLLTPDDPSALEPGEILVAPITDPSWTPLFMAAGAVVVDVGAPFSHAAIVSRELGIPCVVSATSATSRIPDGAEIEVDGATGTVTVLG
- the surE gene encoding 5'/3'-nucleotidase SurE, with the protein product MRILVTNDDGIEAPGLTAAARALVDAGHDVVVGAPTRDFSGSGSGLGPIDDGSVVGWRGHRLPGIDCAAYAIDAPPSFAVLAFCSRLFGPPPDLVVAGINDGYNTGRLVLASSTVGAALTAATVGVGSIAVSTAEAPHHRYDTAAAVLVAVVRQVVQQGRRGTCLNVNVPALDVADLAGVEVGGLARRGLMGLGLERGDDVITLRRYTNDRGIDGGTDAALVGAGYVAVTALTGVTQADHGPAGDTSVIAVVDAARAQLRAHAGTSPV
- a CDS encoding ferredoxin--NADP reductase, whose product is MTATSLDPVLLGHELAVREVVRETADAVSLTFDVPADLAERFVHRPGQFLTLAVPSERTGRVARCYSLSSAPGDAPTVTVKRTPDGYASGWLCEQVRPGATLRVLPPAGTFVPHDLAAPMVLAAAGSGITPMLSIVRAALAAPGGRLTLLYANRDPESVIFADVLDALVAAHPERLEVRHWLESERGLPTVDGLSALAGPTGEQPWYLCGPAPFMAVAQQAAVACGAAPRAVHQEDFHSLVGDPFVLAVAESASDDDAAELEVTLDGRTHLLRWGRSETLVDVMLANGVEAPYSCREGTCGSCMCTVVDGEVVQDSTEALAEEDIEDGYVLGCQSRPVGARVVVEFD